A section of the Pseudomonas fluorescens genome encodes:
- a CDS encoding FKBP-type peptidyl-prolyl cis-trans isomerase gives MKQHRLAAAVALVSLVLAGCDSQTSVELKTPAQKASYGIGLNMGKSLAQEGMDDLDSKAVAQGIEDAVGKKEQKLKDEELVEAFSALQKRAEERMTKMSEESAAAGKKYLEDNAKKDGVVTTASGLQYKIVKKAEGAQPKPTDVVTVHYTGKLTNGTTFDSSVERGSPIDLPVSGVIPGWVEGLQLMHVGEKVELYIPSDLAYGAQSPSPAIPANSVLVFDLELLAIKDPAKADAPEAPAAK, from the coding sequence ATGAAACAGCATCGGTTGGCGGCGGCGGTGGCCCTGGTTAGCCTGGTACTTGCGGGTTGTGATTCGCAAACCAGCGTAGAGCTGAAAACCCCGGCGCAGAAAGCTTCCTACGGTATCGGCCTGAACATGGGCAAAAGCCTGGCTCAGGAAGGTATGGATGACCTGGACTCCAAGGCAGTTGCCCAAGGCATCGAAGATGCCGTCGGCAAGAAAGAACAGAAGCTGAAGGACGAAGAACTGGTCGAAGCGTTTTCCGCACTGCAAAAGCGTGCTGAAGAACGCATGACCAAGATGAGCGAAGAGTCGGCAGCTGCCGGCAAGAAATACCTCGAAGACAATGCCAAGAAAGACGGCGTAGTCACCACCGCTTCCGGCCTGCAATACAAGATCGTGAAGAAGGCCGAAGGCGCCCAGCCCAAGCCTACCGACGTCGTGACTGTGCACTACACCGGCAAGCTGACCAACGGCACCACCTTTGACAGCTCCGTGGAACGCGGTAGCCCGATTGACCTGCCGGTCAGCGGCGTGATCCCGGGTTGGGTCGAAGGCCTGCAACTGATGCACGTGGGCGAGAAGGTCGAGTTGTACATCCCGTCCGACCTGGCCTACGGCGCCCAGAGCCCGAGCCCGGCGATTCCAGCCAACTCCGTACTGGTCTTCGACCTGGAGCTGCTGGCAATCAAGGACCCGGCCAAGGCCGACGCTCCTGAGGCACCGGCTGCCAAGTAA
- a CDS encoding di-heme-cytochrome C peroxidase has translation MRIFSRVLLLILSLMGLALAVILYYVANPKLPDYVPVQQVHYQDQWSAADRQAYYFTPQGTQVKGLRYNWFTALELPFSEQRFAEPANLARFGFLVDPRQQATAQNPGNLPVGFTRHKNAGSNDEFLDITCAACHTGELHFNGQALRIDGGSAQHVLPSSVPTLRGGSFGQALVASLASTYYNPLKFRRFAHSVLGDQYDAQYDQLRQDFKKSLDNFLKVAWNDTHRGLYPTEEGPGRTDAFGRIANASFGDAISPDNYRIANAPVDYPQLWDMWTFDWVQWNGSAQQPMARNIGEALGVGATLAFFDSAGQPLKGDARYPSSVRVRDLNLIEETLQRLKPPVWPEALFGAIDKPLAARGRVLFAQNCAACHVPSVTEVNGRAVQQLKMLPVDYIGTDPGTASNIADQRYDLSALQWDPAELAQLNVELHPTPTEPLNLRSLSVAKGLAYVTAFVEEHAYRAAGITPAERPRLDGYGLPIGVRELRAYKARPLAGVWATPPFLHNGSVPTLYQLLSPQYERSRTFYKGTFDYDPRHLGYRTEAFKNAFLFDTNITGNHNSGHEFRAGKRGNGVIGRGLEPEERWALLEYLKVLGGPLEQQLP, from the coding sequence TTGCGCATTTTTTCCCGTGTTTTACTCCTGATCCTGTCACTTATGGGACTCGCGCTGGCCGTGATCCTTTACTACGTGGCCAACCCGAAGCTGCCGGATTACGTGCCGGTACAGCAGGTGCACTACCAGGACCAATGGAGCGCTGCCGACCGCCAGGCCTACTACTTCACCCCCCAGGGCACCCAGGTCAAGGGCCTGCGCTACAACTGGTTCACCGCGCTGGAGCTGCCGTTTTCCGAGCAGCGCTTTGCCGAGCCGGCCAACCTGGCGCGCTTCGGTTTCCTCGTAGACCCGCGACAACAGGCCACAGCCCAGAACCCCGGCAACCTGCCCGTGGGCTTCACCCGACACAAGAATGCCGGCAGCAATGATGAATTTCTCGATATCACCTGTGCCGCCTGCCACACCGGCGAGTTGCACTTCAATGGCCAGGCCCTGCGCATCGACGGTGGCTCAGCCCAGCATGTACTGCCCTCCAGTGTGCCGACCCTGCGCGGCGGCAGCTTCGGCCAGGCCCTGGTGGCCAGCCTCGCTTCCACCTACTACAACCCGCTGAAGTTCCGGCGCTTTGCCCACAGTGTGCTGGGGGACCAATACGACGCCCAGTACGATCAGTTGCGCCAGGACTTCAAAAAATCCCTGGACAACTTCCTCAAGGTGGCCTGGAACGATACCCACCGTGGCCTCTACCCCACCGAAGAAGGCCCGGGGCGCACCGACGCTTTCGGCCGCATTGCCAACGCCAGCTTTGGCGACGCCATTTCGCCGGACAACTACCGTATCGCCAACGCGCCGGTGGACTACCCGCAGCTGTGGGACATGTGGACCTTCGACTGGGTGCAATGGAACGGCTCGGCCCAGCAACCCATGGCGCGCAACATCGGTGAGGCCTTGGGCGTAGGCGCGACCCTGGCGTTCTTCGACAGCGCTGGCCAGCCCCTCAAGGGCGATGCACGCTACCCTTCCAGCGTGCGGGTGCGCGACCTGAACCTGATCGAAGAAACCCTGCAACGGCTCAAGCCGCCGGTTTGGCCTGAAGCGCTGTTCGGCGCCATCGACAAGCCCCTGGCCGCCCGTGGCCGCGTGCTGTTCGCGCAAAACTGCGCAGCCTGCCATGTACCCAGCGTAACCGAGGTCAACGGGCGTGCGGTGCAGCAGCTGAAAATGCTGCCGGTGGACTACATCGGCACAGACCCTGGCACTGCCAGCAACATTGCCGACCAGCGCTACGACCTCAGTGCCCTGCAATGGGACCCGGCCGAGCTGGCACAGTTGAACGTCGAACTGCATCCCACGCCGACTGAACCGCTGAACCTGCGCAGCCTGTCCGTGGCCAAGGGCCTGGCTTATGTCACCGCGTTTGTCGAAGAGCACGCCTACCGCGCCGCCGGCATCACCCCGGCCGAACGCCCGCGCCTGGACGGCTACGGCCTGCCCATCGGGGTGCGCGAACTGCGCGCCTACAAGGCCCGGCCGCTGGCTGGGGTGTGGGCCACGCCGCCGTTCTTGCACAACGGCTCGGTGCCCACGCTCTACCAGTTGCTTTCACCCCAGTACGAGCGCAGCCGCACCTTCTATAAAGGCACCTTCGACTACGACCCGCGTCACCTGGGCTATCGCACCGAGGCCTTTAAAAACGCGTTCCTGTTCGATACGAACATCACCGGCAACCACAACAGCGGCCACGAATTTCGCGCGGGCAAGCGCGGCAACGGGGTCATTGGCCGGGGATTGGAACCTGAGGAGCGCTGGGCCCTGCTGGAATACCTGAAAGTACTGGGCGGCCCGCTGGAGCAGCAACTGCCATGA
- a CDS encoding bifunctional diguanylate cyclase/phosphodiesterase, producing MTMTEQLNALGSILAQGSLHSLFQPIISLCERRILGYEALSRGPSNSPLHSPLALFSVARQAGRLNELEMACRQSACKRFSEQNLPGKLFLNVSPESLLETTHQPGRTLHMLREHGIAPSQIVIELTEQAPTDDFQLLQTALHHYRDMGFSIALDDLGAGYSSLRLWSELRPDYVKIDRHFIDGIHQDALKREFVGSILQIARASRAQVIAEGIELPEELAVLTEMGVDLIQGYLLCRPQEHPPTEARLMLAKPDSTSVSLNEEASDLSALLNEQPAVAQDTATAKVLEAFRSQANLNSLAVLDGRGQPIGIVHRHSLSDALLKPFATDLFARKPISRLMSDDFLAVELSQSLQQVSRLLTSRARQRIEEDFIITQNGNYLGLGRVIDVLKLITELKIQQARYANPLTLLPGNVPIQQCLTRLLQQQRESVICYVDIDSFKPFNDIYGYGRGDEVLLCLAQCLNDRVDPSRDFVGHIGGDDFLLVLGAQDWRKRLNQLVDDFQTQCRRFYRSEHLDAGCFIALNRQGLRQEFALLSLSIGVVHLHPLSCGLLDASQLAELASQAKHHAKDVAGYSIHVIDSRELL from the coding sequence ATGACCATGACCGAACAGCTGAATGCCTTGGGCTCCATCTTGGCTCAAGGCAGTTTGCACAGTCTGTTCCAACCCATCATCAGCCTCTGCGAACGCCGCATCCTTGGCTACGAAGCCCTGAGCCGCGGCCCGTCCAACAGCCCACTGCACTCGCCTCTCGCGTTGTTTTCGGTGGCACGCCAGGCCGGGCGCCTGAATGAACTGGAGATGGCCTGCCGGCAGAGCGCCTGCAAACGCTTCAGTGAGCAGAATCTGCCGGGCAAGCTGTTTCTCAACGTCTCGCCAGAATCCCTGCTGGAGACCACCCATCAACCGGGGCGCACCCTGCATATGCTGCGCGAGCACGGAATCGCCCCCAGCCAGATTGTGATCGAACTCACGGAACAAGCCCCGACCGACGACTTCCAACTGCTGCAAACCGCCCTGCACCACTACCGTGACATGGGTTTTTCGATTGCACTGGATGACTTGGGCGCCGGTTACTCCAGCCTGCGCTTGTGGTCCGAGTTGCGCCCGGACTACGTGAAGATCGACCGGCATTTTATCGACGGCATTCATCAGGATGCGCTCAAGCGCGAGTTTGTCGGCTCGATCCTGCAGATCGCCAGGGCGTCGCGCGCGCAGGTGATTGCCGAAGGCATCGAATTACCGGAAGAACTGGCGGTGCTCACGGAAATGGGCGTGGACCTGATCCAGGGCTACCTGCTGTGCCGCCCCCAGGAGCATCCGCCGACCGAAGCGCGATTGATGTTGGCCAAGCCCGACAGCACCAGCGTCTCGCTCAACGAGGAAGCCAGTGACCTCAGCGCCCTGCTCAACGAGCAACCGGCCGTGGCCCAGGACACCGCGACCGCCAAAGTGCTGGAAGCCTTTCGCAGCCAGGCCAACCTCAACTCCCTGGCGGTGCTGGATGGACGCGGCCAGCCTATCGGGATCGTGCATCGGCACTCGCTGTCCGACGCCCTGCTCAAGCCGTTCGCCACCGACCTGTTTGCGCGCAAGCCCATCAGTCGCTTGATGAGCGACGACTTCCTGGCCGTAGAGTTGAGCCAGTCGCTGCAACAGGTCAGCCGCCTGCTGACCAGCCGGGCTCGGCAACGTATCGAAGAAGATTTCATCATCACCCAGAACGGCAACTACCTGGGATTGGGCCGGGTGATTGACGTACTCAAGCTGATTACCGAACTGAAAATCCAACAGGCGCGCTACGCCAACCCGCTGACCCTGCTGCCGGGCAACGTACCGATCCAGCAATGCCTGACACGGCTGTTGCAGCAACAGCGTGAATCGGTGATTTGTTATGTGGATATCGACAGCTTCAAGCCGTTCAACGATATCTACGGCTATGGCCGTGGGGATGAAGTGTTGCTGTGCCTGGCGCAGTGCCTGAACGACCGGGTGGACCCCAGCCGGGATTTTGTCGGACATATTGGCGGCGATGATTTTTTACTGGTGTTGGGCGCCCAGGATTGGCGCAAGCGCCTCAATCAGTTGGTGGATGACTTCCAGACCCAGTGCCGGCGCTTCTACCGTAGCGAGCATTTGGACGCGGGCTGTTTTATCGCCCTGAATCGCCAGGGGCTGCGCCAGGAGTTTGCCTTGCTGTCGTTGTCCATTGGCGTGGTGCATCTGCATCCGTTGAGCTGTGGGCTCCTGGATGCCAGCCAATTGGCGGAACTGGCCTCCCAGGCCAAGCATCACGCCAAGGATGTTGCCGGTTACAGCATCCACGTAATCGACAGCCGCGAACTCCTATAG
- a CDS encoding helix-turn-helix domain-containing protein, translating to MDIQIISRDGEPEYAVLPWADYQALLTAAGLQQPATPSVQTPHAAAEQDLRPLEHLRSLREAKGLAIEVLARTVGISPSYLGLIERGERQPDAAIRRSLAWELGIAGWRDEM from the coding sequence ATGGATATACAAATCATTTCACGGGATGGCGAGCCCGAATACGCGGTGCTGCCATGGGCTGACTACCAGGCGCTGTTAACAGCCGCCGGCCTGCAGCAACCAGCCACTCCTTCTGTACAGACCCCTCACGCCGCTGCCGAGCAGGATCTACGCCCCCTGGAACACTTGCGCAGCCTGCGCGAAGCCAAGGGCCTGGCTATCGAGGTATTGGCCCGCACGGTAGGCATCAGCCCGTCCTATCTGGGGTTGATTGAAAGGGGTGAGCGCCAGCCGGATGCTGCGATCCGTCGCAGCCTGGCCTGGGAGTTGGGGATTGCGGGTTGGAGGGATGAAATGTGA
- a CDS encoding YkvA family protein, which produces MKAPWNFTRFLPLAARLIGRGRLPTLLFAVAAKGSSQGNRLGKLKDDLKLLQALCLAYWRGEYRAISPKALISVVAGLMYFLSPIDAIPDFLPMFGMLDDIAVLAWVMKSLDGELNAFRAWRERQRPEKLVVVERLPATPQLLEQENPKKN; this is translated from the coding sequence ATGAAAGCACCCTGGAATTTCACCCGCTTCCTGCCATTGGCCGCACGCCTGATTGGGCGTGGGCGCCTGCCGACCCTGTTGTTCGCGGTTGCTGCCAAAGGTTCAAGCCAGGGCAACCGCCTGGGCAAGCTCAAGGACGACCTCAAGCTGCTCCAGGCGCTGTGCCTGGCCTACTGGCGCGGCGAGTACCGGGCCATCAGCCCCAAGGCGCTGATATCGGTGGTTGCGGGCCTGATGTACTTCCTCAGCCCGATTGATGCGATTCCGGACTTCTTGCCGATGTTCGGCATGCTCGATGACATTGCGGTACTGGCCTGGGTCATGAAGTCCCTGGATGGCGAGTTGAATGCCTTCCGCGCCTGGCGTGAACGCCAGCGCCCGGAGAAGTTGGTGGTGGTCGAGCGCTTGCCCGCCACGCCACAGCTTCTGGAGCAGGAAAATCCGAAAAAAAACTGA
- a CDS encoding catalase family protein, which translates to MLARLWLRLGAFLGKTLLWLVGLGLLGWLLSTLWFTWHHRGPVSAEEQIPPGEAAMTQGIIQTAVRIVDQHREGTRYLRDAHAKAHGCVKAEVSVLPDLDPALRQGVFAEPGKTWQAMMRLSNGNAYPQFDSIRDARGMAIKLLDVPGKQLLADQQARAEQDFVMFSHPNFFVSDVAEYAQNVGAQADGKKAMAFFPSLDPRSWQVRHLFIALATLAPAPASPTEATYFSVSPYKFGTANAKFRVAPDPQSCPQYSLPKQNQDLPNFLRSALSQQLSTDRVDACFVLQIQRQNPQKYMPIEDTSIEWKESDAPYESVAKIRIPAQDFDTQALNLACDNQSFNPWFGIEEHRPIGGINRLRKAVYEAVSDYRHSRNTP; encoded by the coding sequence ATGCTCGCTCGACTGTGGCTGCGCCTCGGCGCGTTTCTCGGCAAGACGCTGTTATGGCTGGTAGGCCTGGGCCTGCTCGGCTGGTTGCTGTCGACCCTGTGGTTCACCTGGCATCACCGCGGCCCGGTGTCGGCAGAGGAACAGATTCCACCGGGGGAAGCCGCCATGACCCAAGGCATCATTCAGACGGCAGTGCGCATCGTCGACCAGCATCGCGAAGGCACCCGTTACCTGCGTGATGCCCATGCCAAGGCCCACGGTTGCGTGAAGGCCGAAGTCAGTGTGCTGCCGGACCTTGACCCGGCGCTGCGCCAGGGGGTGTTCGCCGAGCCGGGCAAGACCTGGCAGGCGATGATGCGCCTGTCCAACGGCAACGCTTATCCTCAGTTCGATAGCATCCGCGACGCCCGCGGCATGGCGATCAAGTTGCTGGACGTGCCGGGCAAGCAACTGCTGGCCGACCAGCAAGCCCGCGCCGAGCAGGACTTTGTGATGTTCAGCCACCCCAATTTCTTCGTCAGCGACGTGGCGGAATACGCGCAGAACGTCGGGGCCCAGGCCGATGGCAAGAAAGCCATGGCGTTTTTCCCCAGCCTCGACCCGCGCAGCTGGCAGGTACGGCATCTGTTTATCGCCCTGGCCACACTCGCACCGGCACCGGCCAGCCCGACCGAGGCAACGTATTTTTCGGTATCGCCCTACAAGTTCGGCACCGCCAACGCCAAGTTCCGCGTCGCCCCAGACCCGCAAAGCTGCCCGCAATACAGCTTGCCCAAGCAGAACCAGGACTTGCCGAACTTCTTGCGCAGCGCCTTGAGCCAGCAACTGTCCACCGACCGGGTCGATGCCTGCTTTGTGTTGCAGATCCAACGCCAGAACCCACAGAAATACATGCCCATCGAAGACACCAGCATCGAATGGAAGGAAAGCGACGCGCCCTACGAGAGCGTGGCAAAGATCCGCATTCCGGCGCAGGACTTCGATACCCAGGCCTTGAACCTGGCCTGCGACAACCAGTCATTCAACCCCTGGTTTGGCATAGAGGAACACCGGCCGATTGGGGGGATCAACCGGCTGCGCAAGGCGGTGTACGAGGCGGTGAGTGACTATCGGCATAGCCGCAACACCCCCTGA
- a CDS encoding carboxy terminal-processing peptidase → MKHLFPSTALALFIGLGLLPLSTNTFAANSWDKLQPDRDEVIASLNVVELLKRHHYSKPPLDDARSVIIYDSYLKLLDPSRSYFLASDIAEFDKWKTQFDDFLKSGDLQPGFTIYKRYLDRVKARLDFALGELNKGVDKLDFTQKETLLVDRKEAPWLTSTAALDDLWRKRVKDEVLRLKIAGKEPKAIQELLTKRYKNQLSRLEQTRAEDIFQAYINTFAMSYDPHTNYLSPDNAENFDINMSLSLEGIGAVLQSDNDQVKIVRLVPAGPADKTKQVAPADKIIGVAQADKEMVDVVGWRLDEVVKLIRGPKGSVVRLEVIPHTNAPNDQTSKVVSITREAVKLEDQAVQKKVLNLKQDGKDYKLGVIEIPAFYLDFKAFRAGDPDYKSTTRDVKKILTELTKEKVDGVVIDLRNNGGGSLQEATELTSLFIDKGPTVLVRNADGRVDVLEDENPGAFYKGPMALLVNRLSASASEIFAGAMQDYHRALIIGGQTFGKGTVQTIQPLNHGELKLTLAKFYRVSGQSTQHQGVLPDIDFPSIIDTKEIGESALPEAMPWDTIRPAIKPASDPFKPYLAQLKAEHDLRSAKDPEFVFIRDKLALAKKLMAEKTVSLNEVDRRAQHTDIENQQLALENTRRKAKGEDPLKELKKEDEDALPTEPEKTKPEDDAYLSETGRILLDYLKISKTVAKQ, encoded by the coding sequence ATGAAGCATCTGTTCCCCAGCACCGCCCTCGCTCTCTTCATTGGTCTCGGCCTTTTGCCGTTGTCGACCAATACGTTCGCAGCCAACAGCTGGGACAAGCTTCAGCCTGATCGCGACGAGGTGATTGCCAGCCTTAACGTCGTCGAGTTGCTCAAGCGCCACCATTACAGCAAGCCGCCGCTGGACGATGCGCGCTCGGTGATCATCTACGACAGCTACCTCAAGCTGCTGGATCCCTCGCGCAGCTACTTCCTGGCCAGCGATATCGCCGAGTTCGACAAATGGAAGACTCAGTTCGACGACTTCCTCAAGAGCGGCGACCTGCAGCCTGGCTTCACCATCTACAAGCGTTACCTGGACCGTGTCAAAGCGCGTCTGGACTTCGCCCTGGGTGAGCTGAACAAAGGCGTCGACAAGCTCGACTTCACCCAGAAGGAAACCCTGCTGGTGGATCGCAAGGAGGCCCCTTGGCTGACCAGCACCGCCGCCCTGGATGACCTGTGGCGCAAGCGCGTCAAGGATGAAGTGCTGCGCCTGAAGATCGCTGGCAAAGAGCCAAAAGCAATCCAGGAACTGCTGACCAAGCGCTACAAGAATCAGCTGAGCCGCCTGGAGCAGACCCGCGCCGAAGACATCTTCCAGGCCTATATCAACACCTTCGCGATGTCCTACGATCCGCACACCAATTATCTGTCACCAGATAACGCGGAGAATTTTGATATCAACATGAGTCTGTCCCTCGAAGGCATCGGTGCCGTGCTGCAGAGCGACAACGATCAGGTCAAGATCGTGCGCCTGGTGCCAGCAGGCCCGGCGGACAAGACCAAGCAGGTCGCCCCGGCCGACAAGATCATTGGCGTAGCCCAGGCTGACAAGGAAATGGTCGACGTGGTCGGCTGGCGCCTGGACGAAGTGGTCAAGCTGATCCGTGGGCCCAAAGGCAGCGTGGTGCGCCTGGAAGTGATTCCGCACACCAATGCGCCGAACGACCAGACCAGCAAGGTCGTGTCGATCACCCGCGAAGCAGTGAAGCTCGAAGACCAGGCCGTGCAGAAGAAAGTCCTCAACCTCAAGCAGGATGGCAAGGACTACAAGCTGGGCGTCATTGAGATTCCGGCGTTCTACCTGGACTTCAAGGCCTTCCGTGCCGGCGATCCGGACTACAAGAGCACCACCCGCGACGTGAAGAAGATCCTCACCGAGCTGACCAAAGAGAAAGTCGACGGCGTGGTCATCGACCTGCGCAACAACGGTGGCGGCTCATTGCAGGAAGCCACCGAGCTGACCAGCCTGTTTATCGACAAGGGCCCGACCGTGTTGGTACGCAACGCTGACGGCCGTGTGGATGTACTGGAAGACGAAAACCCGGGCGCCTTCTACAAAGGCCCGATGGCGTTGCTGGTCAACCGTCTCTCGGCTTCGGCCTCGGAGATTTTTGCCGGCGCGATGCAGGACTACCATCGCGCGCTGATCATCGGTGGCCAGACCTTCGGCAAAGGCACAGTGCAGACTATCCAGCCGCTCAACCATGGCGAACTGAAGCTGACCCTGGCCAAGTTCTACCGGGTTTCCGGGCAGAGCACCCAGCACCAGGGCGTACTGCCGGACATCGATTTCCCGTCGATCATCGACACCAAGGAAATCGGCGAAAGCGCCCTGCCCGAAGCCATGCCGTGGGACACCATCCGCCCGGCCATCAAGCCCGCATCGGACCCCTTCAAGCCCTACCTGGCCCAACTCAAGGCTGAACATGACCTGCGCTCCGCCAAGGACCCCGAGTTCGTGTTTATCCGCGACAAGCTGGCCCTGGCCAAGAAGCTGATGGCTGAGAAAACCGTCAGCCTCAATGAAGTGGACCGCCGTGCGCAGCACACCGATATCGAGAACCAGCAACTTGCCCTGGAAAACACCCGCCGCAAGGCCAAGGGTGAAGACCCGCTCAAGGAGCTGAAGAAAGAAGACGAAGACGCACTGCCGACTGAGCCTGAAAAGACCAAGCCGGAAGATGATGCCTACCTGAGCGAAACCGGGCGGATTCTGCTGGACTACCTGAAAATCAGTAAGACGGTGGCCAAGCAATAA
- a CDS encoding sigma-70 family RNA polymerase sigma factor, giving the protein MSVGEPPFQREITQLYSEHHGWLLTWLRRKLGCRHNAADLAQDTFARILNTRESVATIREPRAYLSTTARRLIIDQARRRQIEQAYLQELALTVDALEGFQSPEQIHTTLEALEQIAFILEGMHEYSRQAFVLYYLEELTQQQIARQLKLSERTVRKYLIQALMHCGHSMDT; this is encoded by the coding sequence ATGTCTGTGGGTGAACCGCCATTCCAACGGGAAATAACCCAGCTCTACAGCGAGCACCATGGCTGGCTGCTCACCTGGTTGCGGCGCAAGTTGGGCTGTCGGCACAACGCCGCCGACCTGGCACAGGACACTTTCGCACGCATCCTGAACACCCGTGAGTCGGTGGCGACGATCCGTGAACCCAGGGCCTATCTGAGCACCACCGCCCGGCGACTGATCATCGACCAGGCCCGGCGCAGGCAGATCGAACAGGCCTACCTGCAGGAGCTGGCGCTGACGGTAGACGCGCTGGAGGGATTCCAGTCGCCGGAGCAGATCCACACCACCCTTGAGGCCCTGGAACAGATCGCGTTTATCCTCGAAGGCATGCATGAGTATTCGCGCCAGGCGTTTGTGCTCTATTACCTGGAAGAACTGACCCAACAACAGATCGCCCGTCAGCTCAAACTCTCGGAACGTACCGTGCGCAAATACCTGATCCAGGCCCTGATGCATTGCGGCCATAGCATGGACACCTGA
- a CDS encoding FecR family protein: MPDARQQIEEQAAEWMLRLHDGEMTEAQRLAFECWKQQGPHYAAAAARMEAVISRMQALRGKKSPARAALNAAFADKKTRRNTNALRALLLACSLAIPTAALLVSPYPRQWMADVRNGPGQWQTLTLADGSALSLNGISAANLHFDATQRRIELLQGEILVDVAHDQARPFIVQTAQGSMRALGTRFVVKREGDSTVLTLLESRVAAHSADARQTLEVAAGAQALISNDSVRLIGSIDPASINEAWRRHQLVVENRPLPEVLDEISRHRAGRLQFDRAALQGLRVSAVIPLDDSDHALQLLAKTLPINVRTFTPWLIVVTPAPTPNK; encoded by the coding sequence ATGCCCGACGCCCGCCAACAGATCGAAGAACAAGCTGCCGAGTGGATGCTGCGCCTGCATGACGGCGAGATGACCGAGGCACAGCGCCTGGCGTTCGAGTGCTGGAAACAACAAGGCCCGCACTACGCCGCGGCCGCCGCACGCATGGAAGCGGTGATTTCACGGATGCAGGCCCTGCGCGGGAAAAAGTCCCCGGCACGGGCAGCACTGAATGCGGCCTTCGCCGATAAAAAAACGCGTCGCAACACAAATGCACTGCGTGCCCTGCTGCTGGCTTGCAGCCTGGCAATTCCCACAGCGGCACTGCTCGTTAGCCCTTATCCCCGGCAGTGGATGGCTGACGTGCGCAACGGCCCGGGCCAATGGCAAACCCTGACTCTGGCGGACGGTTCGGCACTGAGCCTGAACGGCATCAGCGCGGCCAACCTGCATTTCGACGCCACACAACGGCGCATCGAACTGTTGCAAGGCGAGATCCTGGTGGACGTGGCCCACGATCAGGCGCGGCCGTTCATCGTACAGACCGCCCAAGGCAGCATGCGCGCACTGGGCACGCGGTTTGTGGTCAAGCGCGAGGGCGATAGCACCGTACTGACCCTGCTCGAATCCCGCGTGGCCGCACACAGCGCCGATGCCCGGCAGACCCTGGAAGTGGCCGCCGGCGCCCAGGCCCTGATCAGCAACGACAGCGTCCGCCTGATCGGCAGCATCGACCCGGCGAGCATCAACGAAGCCTGGCGCCGGCATCAACTGGTGGTGGAAAACCGGCCATTGCCCGAGGTCCTGGACGAAATCTCGCGGCACCGCGCAGGCCGCCTGCAATTTGATCGTGCCGCGCTACAGGGCCTGCGGGTATCAGCCGTGATCCCGCTGGATGACAGCGACCACGCCTTGCAATTACTGGCAAAAACCCTGCCGATAAACGTGCGCACCTTTACGCCATGGCTGATCGTCGTAACCCCCGCGCCAACACCCAATAAATAA
- a CDS encoding sel1 repeat family protein, which yields MFWKLKAYASYWLARRLFHWSWFVRQPRGWHWLEGQFARMANLGNVEAQSFYGHILTFRGQGLGAREEGVRLLRLAGQAGDGKAAYQVGVLSLAGSLGKAPDPAEAARWWAIAAKAGHPLAQIRLEQL from the coding sequence GTGTTCTGGAAGCTCAAAGCGTATGCCAGCTATTGGCTGGCACGCAGATTGTTTCATTGGTCGTGGTTTGTGCGTCAGCCTCGGGGCTGGCACTGGCTGGAGGGTCAGTTTGCGCGCATGGCCAACCTGGGTAATGTCGAGGCACAAAGTTTTTATGGGCATATCCTGACCTTTCGTGGCCAAGGGCTTGGCGCGCGGGAAGAAGGCGTGCGCTTGCTGCGCCTGGCGGGGCAGGCGGGGGATGGCAAGGCGGCTTATCAAGTGGGGGTGCTGAGCCTGGCGGGGAGCCTGGGCAAGGCGCCGGACCCTGCAGAAGCCGCGCGCTGGTGGGCCATCGCCGCCAAGGCTGGGCATCCGCTTGCGCAAATACGCCTGGAACAACTGTAG